CGTCGAATTCACGCTAGTAAGTGCTTAAAAATGAATCAGTATTGCGTTGGAGGGAGACGAATAAACACTAAACGGTTTCTGCTCTCTCTATAGGGACTACCACAAGTAAGTGTACTGTGACTTCATTTTTTGCATTATAAATGCTTTTTACTTAAGAACGTTcagacgcacgcatgcatggcCTGTGTCATCCACATATTGACATTAGGGACATTTTTTTATACCTGTATGTTCTGTACGCCTCACAGAACACTCAATGTTCAGCTCTGCATGATGATCACTCCGGCAGAAGTAACGGTCTTATATCATTCGTCGTCTGATTACTGCGGGGGTGTAGAGTCACTATGGGACACCACTCTGCTGATCATTCGCTCTCACGACGTCACTGCGTTTTGTactgatcaatcaatcaatcagcctgtAGGTACTGAGTTGTTAGAAGAGGGACTTACGGCATGCTTTATCCAGACGATTAGACGTGCTGCGGCGCACACTCTTAATCTAGTCTATAGTTTAAACCTGACTGCATCCAGGAAACCAAACAAAAAGAATATCCCGTGTCCTTGCCATATCCAGCACCTTAAGCAAGTGGTGCCTAAATAAGAGTGTATTCTGCGATCTTGTGAAACGATCTCCGTGTGTGATGTCCGCTATGCGTACTATGCTAGATCTCCATAGGCGTGGTGTTAGTCGCTGCCACCGACTGATATCGTCTCGCAGAGCCCCCGTTGCCGACCACGACAACCAAAACGACGCCAGCGCCCATCAAGCGTCCCGTGTCGTTCATCTTCTGCACCGTGGGCGCCTTCTCGGAGTCGTCGACGGTCGTCTACGACAGCATGTTGTGCGACTACTTTGTCTACACGCATGTTCTTCCGTACAAGGGCGAAATTCTGTCCTACGACAGTGACCTCAGTTGGGAGCAGTTCAAGAAGGTGAGTCTGTAGAAAGACAGAGTTGTTTTGACTCGGGGAAAAAGTTCGTTTCGAGTTGGAAACGGTTTAAGGCGGTGTGTAAATGCACTTAGTGTAGCACTAACGTCCTTCTAGTGTAGGCCTTGTAGTTCCGAATCGTTCACCTAATGTAGCGGCACTACCGCGAAACCTGAGGGAAACATATAAAGACCCTAGATTTTTCTCTTTTATATATACTTAAAGGGaacttgaaacactttttcaagtagtcaTGAAATGAACTcattggaagagcttattgcctcacgaattcaacggcgaaaaatttttaagaatccgtACAGTGTGAGtgtagttacaaaggtttgtcgcctGCCGCCATTGCATTCGCTCTTTTCTCGGcccacgaaagcgctggaagctaagcaggtagattgattgatatgtgtggtttaacttcccaaaaccaccatatcaatatgagagacgccgtaggggagggctccggaaatttcgaccacctggggttctttaacgtgcacccaaatctgagcacacgggcctacaacatttccgcttccatcggaaatgcagccgccgcagccgggatttgatcccgcgacctgcgggtcagcagccgagtagcttagccactagaccaccgcggggagtggggggggggggggctaagcaGAGGGAATCTCAGGGTGACAAAAACGTCGCGTGTGCCTCGTAACcttgagctctttttttttctttgaatgcgcggctttttcaatgcgatcgcgcgcgcacgcgtagaTGAGTATAGCGGCCTCCCGCGCCGATCTCGGGaatgagcgagcgcgccatggCTAATAGATTGGCTTACTACGTATCATTTTTGCGcatattgcgtgatttgtcgagagaagagaaagcaattttcagctgactttgataatttattgtgaattacaggccgtgtgctgcgctataatatttggctcgcgtgttgtcgaaGGACtatactaccgatcggcagcgttttctgaccatgctcaaaaagtgttgcggggccccTTTAAGTACCGACAACTGCCTCCTCTCCCTACTTTCTCTCCCGCGCAGCCACTGCTTACCGCCATTTTCTTCCTAATTGGAAGATTCACAAGCCCACTTACGTCTAAGTACATTAGCCACGCATAAACGGCACACAGCATGTACAGAACTCCACACACAAGTGAAACATACACGGAAGCGTGCAGATGGAAGCAACAAATAGAAACACAAGCGAGCACCAGTGCTGCTTTTGCACCCCCACGTGGTTACCTTTAGTGCGAAATGGTGTGAATATCCCCTCCCTCCATCCGGGAGTGCACTGAAGTTCTAGCCTGTCTGTTTTCTGTATATAATGTGCACTGACGTCCTAGCCTGTCTGTTTTCTGCATATAATATAGTTTTTCTACTACTACTATGTATCGTGCTTATCATACTCGTGAGCAGGGTTCTATATTTAGGGTGGTCGCATTCGCCGCATCATCTACGCTGCCCGTTGGGTAAGTCCTAAAGAAAACGAGCTCTGCAATTTATGCAAAAAAAACGGAAATGAAAAACAAACATGGGACGATGTGACATACTTCTCACAGCGGCCTCTGCCATCTGTTCCCGGCTTTCCAGGAGCAAACGTGGGAAGTACACAGTTCCTTGAATGTAACACCAGGGGCGGTTTGTCGCCACTATCGTGAAAAAGCACATGTAGTGATAACCCCGCGTACAAAAAAATTACCTGAAAAGTCCGACTGAGTAAATGTATGGGCAGAATCAGCGCCCCCTGTAAGTGATTAGGGAAGAGGAAACTGCCTCCGTTGTGACCACGTCTACGGTGCTTATGTTATATGCCCACCATATGCAATAAAGCTTCGTGCTTGTTCCGGGGGCGTCTTGTCTTGTGTTCGTTTACGAGCTACGTACTGTGCTCAAAAGAATGGCTAAGAGACCGTTTTATTTCTTGCTTATTTTATAAGGGCGAAAGCCTTAGAAGCTTCACCATGCGCGAAATTCAACCGTCGGCGTTTCTCGGCGTCGGTGAGTAGTGATGCAAAAATAATGACGTGATTAGACGTATGACATCACAAATAATTAAATATGGCAACTTCATTGTGATGTCATGAcgccacgtgatgacgtcatcacatgacatcgtaaGTGAAACGTGATCCGATCACGGAGGCTATTCTTCACCAGGTGTGGTTctgatcttggaggcagtgcaagACTATACGTGAGGTGCAGGACTTTAGGCTGATAGGGAAAAAAAttcaccatctcccactaaagggaatcCTGTGGGAAGGCGAAGCAgcgctggtgttcacttgtgtttccatttgtatgtttcCGTGTGTGTTTCATTTGCGTGTGGAGTTGTGTAAATGTTGCGTAGTGCTTACCCCCGTCCTCTTGTTTGTGTGTATTACCTTGTGTGTGCCGCAATATGAACACCCGGCGCAGCTAGGAGAGTGCAATGAAGCGAGCGCGTGAAGCATTATATACGACCGCACAGATTTGGCGGCCAGATAGATaaacgggagaggagaaacgaagtGGAGGCAGCATTCTGTCACCTCCTCCTCCCCACCCCCTCGCGCGAGCGCATGCGCAGTGTGGTAGCGGATGGTCGCCGAGGGACGGACACAGCCCCGAggaaaagctgcttcgcatctgaaagaagatggctttcaccttgcagttgttgttgttagtggttcatgaggaaaaggaagaaggcacctaatttctgtctgcctacaggcgacacggcccAGTGTCTCGCCTTATGTGAATGCGCAAAGTATCCCctatatctctctttctctctctatctctctctgagttagtgtgtgtgtgcgtgcacgctTGGTctcggcatagagtttcctagtatacacaagagggaactctggcgctagtgtctatgggagctgcaaagcacggcgcttcagcgagctagggaatgatgggtagtacacacatttgtctaattttcgtacttctggtttgcttttggctctgtgtgtgttcgtgtggcttggaactgttttcttacgaaacaaatatgagcaaatgttcagcagttgcgcttcaccatttcaTTATTTTAagcttacctttccaaatcgggtcacgaagttcaaaagggttgaatctttctttctttctttctttttttctttctttctttttttctttctttctttctttctttgtttctttctgtgccagtaaagaaaatggagcgaaggcaaaaggctgaaagcctgactaagggcctttgctccaaatacagtgaggcagacaggctgacaaaagaattttgcaggatacagaaaaaataaaaaaatatacaaaaatacaaaaggTACATGTGCAAATACTGTAACACATACAAAAGTAATAAAGTGTTATTTATAGTAAACAAATATATACATAACCACCTTAATCTTCTCTCAAAACAAAAACCGaagcacagcaataaacaaagccgcaagtacgattcgccgcccacaagtacgaagactaggcaaatgtgtgtactacccatcattcccatggtcgctgaacgatcgcagcgccagagtcccctctagttaactttagaaAACTCTTATGAATCTCGGTACCACCCCCGTTCCCGTTCCCCACGCAGCGAGCGACTGCCTACCGGGACCAGCTCAACTACTTCGGCTATCCGAACGTGGCCGCCAATTCGAGCTCGGTGAAGCTGCAGCATTACGGGTATAGCTTCGACGCCGAGGACCTCACATTTCTGAAGAGAGAGCTGGGCGGAGTCTCCTCGAAGGTCACCAAGATGTTCAACGACCACGGCTTGCTGACCGCCGGCATGGCCTTCTACGATCGACCCGACGGCAGCTCGGACTCTCATTTCAGCACCATCCGATCCCTTGTGAACGTAAGCTCGCTTTGGTGGCTGGGGTGTGGAAACACTCACCGTGGATTTTGGATTTTAATTTGTTTTGTTAACGTACGCTGCCATCTTTCGTAGCAAGATATTGCAGGAGTGAgtgctatcagcgtcaaatgaaacccaaacagcggcaagctttgATGATGGATAACGCGCCGTTAAGTTATCACCATGAACAGccacgcgcatcctgttcggcagctctgcgaaCATGTTCGTGCCTGTCCACGGGGATAAGTGGatggcgcgcactataccatcgtgAAGGCATGTCattgttcgggtttcatttgacactGATAGAACATACATACACTATAAGAAATACAATATCAAAACGAGTTCatacaatgaaaaaaattaaaagaaagaacTGCGTCAGGAAAGCATAGGCAGTTCATCGGGGAACACATTTTCATAAGTGTTTGAGCAATTCATCATTAGAAAACTGTCGCAGCGGGTCTTCAAGGTCATTCCGAATGGCAGTAGCACGAGTAAAACAGGAAAATTTAAAGCAATCAATGGATGATTTTAAAAGAAACTGGGTATGGGGTAACCGGTCAGGTTTGGCAGGCAAACAGAGAAAATATATTTTCGCTTATTGGTAAAGTTCAAATTCACAGTCCCGCAAACACCACTCTTAGCGCGACAGGGCGCTTGGTGAACGAGAAAGcgtgcgataaaaaaaaaaaaaaacgtgggtggTGACGCCATTTTGAGATCTCCGCATCAatcaccatgacgtcatagattttgaaggcgtGTACTGGACCCTACGTAGCTTGTAATCAATCGAAATTAAAAACATTGTCATCTCTGGAGGCCGTAgtcctagcatacgaagtttcaaaaAATTTAGTCGAGCTAATGTCGCGAAAATATATACGAAATATACATTTTGAAATTGTTGACATCACGCGCGATGATTCcggcgcaaaatttaaaaatgaaacttcaatccTGATTTTCTCTATAACAATGAACTTCCTATAGTGAATTCTGCGGTATTAAAGTTCTCAGAGTGCCGTTTGTTATATTAATCAAGTAATTGTTTCTCTTTGTCCCCTTAAAGGGGGTCATGACACAGTCACCCCACTATTGGTGGTTTCCGGTGGAAAGTAGAACTTGAGGGTGCAAATTATATCCTCTTGCCTACCTCAGCTTCTTTATCTGCTGGTTTCATTAAGTTGAGACGAACGAAGTCGGAGACAGGGTGGCCGGGGAAGCGTCACAATATCTTATGCGAATACGTGACGAGAAGCTCATGCCATTTTGTGAAGTCAgggtacatcatcatcatcatcatcatcatcatcatcgtcgtcgtcgtcgtcgtcgtcgtcgttatcatcatcatcctcagcctgactaagtccactgcagggcaaaggcctctcccatgttccgccagttaacccggtcctgtgcttgctgctgccaatttatgcccgcaaacttcttaatcgcatctgcccacctaaccttctctctccccctaacccgcttcccttctctgggaatccagttagttacccttaacgaccagcagttatcctgtctacgcgctacatgcccggcccatgtccattttttcttcttgatttcagctatgatatccttaacccccgtttgttccctaatccactctgctctcttcttgtctcctaaggttacaccaaccatttttcGTTCCATTGCTCGCGATGGTAAGTCGGGGTACAACAGAAACCGAAACAATAGCAATTTCATATGTTAAAAAACATATGAAAGGATGCACTGATGCCTGTCAGTACGTTTTATAGGTTACTATAGGGGCTTGGCCTTCCATATATGACGCAGCAAGCACAAACGAAAATTTTCGTGCCAATACCAAGGTCTCTTCGGGATCGATAACTGTTATTCAGCGTCTGTTCTCGCAGATGCGTATGTTCTCTTCTTCTGCAGCGTTATTGCTGCGACTGGGTTGCCAACtaatctttcaaaaaaaaaaaaacgcagagtaTTGACTCCATGCTGACGGCGGCGCAAAACACGAACGTGACCCTTTTGAAGACCACTTTCCTGGGGGTTAAGTTCGCCGGCATGACTGCCAGCGCTGCGAACGACGCCAGCGCCCTGAAAGAGTACTTGGGGGTTGGGTGAGTACGCTCCTTCGAACGATTCATCCTTTgatcgattgatcgattgatcaatcaatcaattggttgATGGATTTTTTATCCAATTGATGGGTTAATATTTGCGACAACAGTGATATTCAGGCAATGCAAGAACGTGGTGCCGACGTCACAAAATGCAGGTGGTCATGACGACCTTTTAAATGAGGACATTAAATAAAGCTCCCCTAACTGCGAGCAACTTGTCGTGTAGTAAAAAGGTAAAATGAATTTATGCACCTctcacgttttctttttctttttcatctgtgGAGTTCTTGAACCTTGCGTGCTTGGGTGACAGCAGTCTCTTAACTTTGGTTTCCTTATTTCCAGAGCTTCCTTATGAAACGCTTTTTTTCACCGTTTCTAAAAGGGAGTTCTAGAATAACAATCCCAAACATCTTTACACAAATGAAAACTCAAAACTTATCTTTATGCATTTCACGTGCTTTTCTGTTTCCTGTATGCGTTCCTTTATGCGCCTTGTAGACAGCGTATTCTCCCATCGGCCCCCCAATGAAAACAACAACAATTCCCCGCTACcatttaaacaaaaataaatCAATGGTGTTGACGGCGAGGGTAAGTTTTCGTATTTGAACAGGCATCTAAGAACAGGCATCTAAGGCTTGTGCCTCAGAACCGAAGTGCCGAGGAGTGTTTGCACGCTGACCACGTACAGCCGTGAACAATACCAGAGGAAACATACATTGGCTTGAAATTACTTGTACTGTAACTTGTATCAACGTGGTGTATTGAATTGCATGAGATGACTTTCAGCTTGAGCGTTTTGTGTTGTGAGTGTTttctgtgcgctttaaaatgtAATTTCAGTGTTCCCTCTCGTATTGCTCGCGACTGAACGACAAGGCAAGGTTTGACATCGCTACATTCTCGATGCAGAAAGATTGACCTGCTGATACTGCTGACGCACCTGGTGAACGTGCCGAGCTACCCGAATTGCAAGATACTGCAGCTGAGCAGGTACTCTGGCGATGCCTTAGATGCCACGGAGCCGCCGAGTATGGTAAGCGAAAGTCGGTCCGTGAAATGGAAGAATCGGCTATGCCACTTAtaacctaagaaaaaaaaatttagctTTGCCCACAGAACCATGCAGCGTGGATATCCATTTTCATCTGGGATCGACAGTCCCGCTATAGCTCGTTAGCGCTCGAGCCACaacgcatttcttagtgaactgcttccacttgagcgtatctatctatctatctatctatctatctatctatctatctatctatctatctatctatctatctatctatctatctatctatctatctatctatctatctatctatctgtctgtctgtctgtctgtctgtctgtctgtctgtctgtctgtctgtctgtctgtctgtctgtctgtctgtctatctatctatctatctatctatctatctatctatctatctgtctgtctgtctgtctgtctgtctgtctgtctgtctatctatctatctatctatctatctatctatctatctatctatctatctatctatctatctatctatctatctatctatctatctatctatctatctatctatctatctatctgtctgtctgtctgtctgtctgtctgtctgtct
This genomic interval from Rhipicephalus microplus isolate Deutch F79 chromosome 10, USDA_Rmic, whole genome shotgun sequence contains the following:
- the LOC142774633 gene encoding uncharacterized protein LOC142774633 isoform X2 — its product is MLCDYFVYTHVLPYKGEILSYDSDLSWEQFKKRATAYRDQLNYFGYPNVAANSSSVKLQHYGYSFDAEDLTFLKRELGGVSSKVTKMFNDHGLLTAGMAFYDRPDGSSDSHFSTIRSLVNSIDSMLTAAQNTNVTLLKTTFLGVKFAGMTASAANDASALKEYLGVGKIDLLILLTHLVNVPSYPNCKILQLSRYSGDALDATEPPSMERLLKTIDKLKSAPFRVAFSLTFSVFLYKPSGGLKATTKYGDACKHSFFDDRSELCSVSDGNITENTNPMSSSAFYRNNADGIFMVFETKKATRLKGYLQGCHIDHLCLIVALQNEAVLDMVRWNQVGWSTYSGRLDKKPSFRWRQEPPLLQ
- the LOC142774633 gene encoding uncharacterized protein LOC142774633 isoform X3, with amino-acid sequence MLCDYFVYTHVLPYKGEILSYDSDLSWEQFKKRATAYRDQLNYFGYPNVAANSSSVKLQHYGYSFDAEDLTFLKRELGGVSSKVTKMFNDHGLLTAGMAFYDRPDGSSDSHFSTIRSLVNSIDSMLTAAQNTNVTLLKTTFLGVKFAGMTASAANDASALKEYLGVGKIDLLILLTHLVNVPSYPNCKILQLSRYSGDALDATEPPSMERLLKTIDKLKSAPFRVAFSLTFSVFLYKPSGGLKATTKYGDACKHSFFDDRSELCSVSDGNITENTNPMSSSAFYRNNADGIFMVFETKKATRLKGTRWGGAPTPAASTKNLPFGGDRNHRCFNDH
- the LOC142774633 gene encoding uncharacterized protein LOC142774633 isoform X1 gives rise to the protein MLCDYFVYTHVLPYKGEILSYDSDLSWEQFKKRATAYRDQLNYFGYPNVAANSSSVKLQHYGYSFDAEDLTFLKRELGGVSSKVTKMFNDHGLLTAGMAFYDRPDGSSDSHFSTIRSLVNSIDSMLTAAQNTNVTLLKTTFLGVKFAGMTASAANDASALKEYLGVGKIDLLILLTHLVNVPSYPNCKILQLSRYSGDALDATEPPSMERLLKTIDKLKSAPFRVAFSLTFSVFLYKPSGGLKATTKYGDACKHSFFDDRSELCSVSDGNITENTNPMSSSAFYRNNADGIFMVFETKKATRLKTSKASSESRAKGVDLTWAAYDVNRDVMNCGVKTATGRTLELLRAINEMMVADYAKKGGGHRRRRQ